One Synechococcus sp. JA-2-3B'a(2-13) genomic window carries:
- a CDS encoding DUF4384 domain-containing protein has translation MNAKLLFLPLALGLSVAPATAVFPQTLGIYPPLQRLQLADTRQLDAGTRSIIVNPVPSDLRVNLELDRHGSNPIYRPGEPIAITLSTNRDAYVYLFSIQADGRTHLILPNRFSGGNEFLRAGEVRTFPPPGASYRLTIAPPFGQAQVLAVASPRPLNFQEIASFEQSGSFADVRVRGSQLGNAIARAIIVEGIPSDQWVTATRFYRVAPR, from the coding sequence ATGAATGCCAAACTGCTTTTCCTACCGCTGGCTTTGGGGCTGTCTGTAGCTCCGGCCACCGCCGTTTTTCCGCAAACCCTGGGCATCTACCCTCCTTTACAGAGGCTGCAACTGGCCGATACCCGTCAGTTGGATGCTGGCACTCGCTCCATCATTGTCAACCCCGTTCCTTCCGACCTGCGGGTGAATCTGGAGCTGGATCGGCACGGGTCTAACCCCATCTACCGGCCTGGCGAGCCGATTGCCATTACCCTGAGCACCAACCGCGATGCCTACGTTTACCTGTTCAGCATCCAAGCCGATGGCCGTACCCATCTGATTTTGCCCAACCGCTTTTCCGGTGGCAACGAGTTTCTGCGGGCCGGAGAAGTGCGCACCTTCCCGCCGCCAGGGGCCAGCTATCGGTTGACCATCGCTCCACCCTTCGGCCAAGCCCAGGTGTTGGCGGTGGCCTCTCCCCGTCCGCTGAACTTCCAGGAGATTGCCTCTTTTGAGCAGAGTGGCTCCTTTGCCGACGTGCGGGTGCGGGGATCCCAACTGGGCAATGCCATTGCCCGCGCCATCATCGTCGAGGGGATCCCTTCGGACCAGTGGGTGACGGCCACTCGGTTCTATCGGGTTGCCCCGCGCTAA